Proteins encoded by one window of Halomonas chromatireducens:
- a CDS encoding gluconokinase, with protein sequence MKATSYRILVMGVSGSGKSHIGRLLAENLGVNFIDGDGYHSPGNIEKMGRGVPLTDADRQEWLDTLAGLFDEHRRRNESVVIACSALKARYRDILRQGDPVLAILYLRGDRDLLLERLSTRQGHFFKGDSMLDSQLADLEPPDDDEALGLDISLPPETIAGEFARWLRQHEMS encoded by the coding sequence GTGAAGGCAACTTCGTATCGCATCCTGGTCATGGGCGTCTCCGGCTCGGGCAAGTCGCACATCGGGCGGTTGCTGGCTGAGAATCTGGGGGTCAATTTCATCGACGGTGACGGCTATCACTCGCCTGGGAACATCGAAAAGATGGGCCGTGGCGTGCCCCTCACCGATGCGGATCGTCAGGAGTGGCTCGACACCCTGGCCGGCCTGTTTGACGAACATCGACGGCGCAATGAGTCGGTAGTGATTGCCTGCTCCGCGCTGAAGGCGCGATATCGGGACATATTGCGCCAGGGAGATCCGGTGCTGGCCATTCTCTACCTGCGGGGTGACCGCGATCTGCTGCTTGAGCGTCTGTCTACGCGGCAGGGCCACTTCTTCAAGGGCGATAGCATGTTGGATAGCCAACTGGCCGACCTGGAGCCGCCCGATGATGACGAGGCACTGGGGTTGGACATCTCGCTGCCGCCGGAAACGATTGCCGGTGAATTCGCGCGTTGGCTAAGGCAGCATGAAATGTCGTGA
- the gntR gene encoding gluconate operon transcriptional repressor GntR: MKKKRPTLQDIADRVGATKMTVSRALRDPTTVSEGLCERIFAAAEQVGYIPNRAPDLLSRATSHSIGVLVPSLTNQVFADVLVGIEEVTEPLGYHLMLSHYGYSQELEERSLASLLSYNVDGVILSDSLHTARTCRMLETAGIPTVEIMDSLTPPLHQAVGFDNVRAGYDMISEMVRRGRRHIVYLAVRLDERTRQREQGYRQAMEEHGLQPITLQRSQRSSYSVGAALLDEILAEHPETDGIFCTNDDVAVGAYFECLRRGIRVPKQMAIAGFHGHDVGQVMSPRLASVITPRQAIGHRAASELLNRIHGNAMGEAVIDLGYTVEPGMTL, from the coding sequence GTGAAGAAAAAACGCCCAACACTCCAGGATATCGCCGACCGCGTCGGTGCGACGAAGATGACCGTCAGCCGTGCCCTGCGCGACCCGACCACCGTCTCCGAAGGACTGTGTGAGCGTATCTTCGCCGCGGCGGAGCAGGTCGGCTATATCCCCAATCGTGCTCCCGACCTGCTCTCCCGGGCAACGAGCCACTCCATTGGCGTGCTGGTGCCGTCGTTGACCAACCAGGTGTTTGCCGATGTGCTGGTCGGCATTGAGGAGGTCACTGAACCCCTCGGCTATCACTTGATGCTTTCCCACTACGGTTACAGCCAGGAGCTTGAAGAGCGCAGCCTGGCGTCACTGCTCTCCTACAACGTTGACGGGGTGATCCTCTCCGACAGCCTGCATACCGCTCGCACCTGCCGGATGCTGGAAACTGCCGGCATACCCACCGTGGAGATCATGGATTCGCTGACGCCGCCGCTGCACCAGGCGGTGGGTTTCGATAATGTCCGCGCCGGCTATGACATGATCAGCGAGATGGTACGACGCGGACGGCGCCATATCGTTTACTTGGCCGTGCGCTTGGACGAGCGCACCCGCCAGCGCGAACAGGGGTATCGTCAGGCGATGGAGGAGCATGGACTGCAGCCCATCACCCTACAGCGGAGCCAGCGTTCGTCCTATAGTGTGGGAGCCGCGCTGCTGGATGAAATTCTGGCAGAGCATCCCGAAACCGATGGCATATTCTGTACCAACGACGATGTCGCCGTCGGCGCCTATTTTGAGTGCCTGCGCCGCGGAATCCGAGTGCCGAAGCAGATGGCTATCGCCGGCTTCCATGGCCACGACGTGGGTCAGGTGATGTCACCGCGGCTGGCGAGTGTCATCACCCCGCGTCAGGCGATCGGGCACAGGGCGGCCAGTGAGCTGCTCAATCGTATCCACGGTAATGCCATGGGTGAGGCCGTGATCGACCTTGGGTATACGGTCGAGCCTGGCATGACGCTTTGA
- a CDS encoding ABC transporter substrate-binding protein — protein MPSRKPPGQLPRTAVISGSQVTMPGLAVSAGAQALTVISFGGASGDAMQQAYYGPFQESTGVNLTPGDYNGELSRIRAMVETGNVSWDLVEMESPELVRGCFEGLFEPIDWGRLGLGNELIDSAFDECGVGTFVWSTVLAYDADALDTPPTSWADFWDVEQFPGTRGLRRGAKYTLEFALMADGVPADEVYEVLESPEGVDRAFAKLDEIKEHIQWWEAGAQPPQWLVAGDVVMTSSYNGRIAAAQEEGSNLEIVWNESIYDLDYWAIVAGSEYVDEAYDFIIFASQPENQAAYSSLIPYGPVHPDAIAQLDEEQARRMPTHEENMEGALAVDTAFWVDYGEELEQRFNAWAAR, from the coding sequence TTGCCTTCACGGAAGCCTCCCGGTCAGTTGCCGCGCACGGCGGTGATATCGGGCAGCCAGGTGACGATGCCGGGGCTGGCCGTTTCCGCTGGCGCCCAGGCACTGACCGTCATCTCCTTTGGCGGTGCGTCCGGTGACGCCATGCAGCAGGCCTACTACGGCCCCTTCCAGGAGAGCACGGGTGTCAATCTCACGCCGGGCGACTACAACGGTGAGCTGTCGCGCATCCGGGCCATGGTCGAGACCGGCAATGTCAGCTGGGATCTCGTGGAGATGGAGTCACCCGAGCTGGTCCGCGGCTGTTTCGAGGGGCTGTTCGAGCCCATCGACTGGGGCCGGCTTGGCCTGGGTAATGAACTGATCGACTCGGCATTCGATGAGTGCGGTGTCGGCACCTTCGTCTGGTCCACGGTGCTGGCCTACGATGCCGACGCCCTGGATACGCCGCCGACATCCTGGGCCGATTTCTGGGATGTGGAGCAGTTCCCCGGTACCCGTGGCCTGCGTCGCGGCGCCAAGTACACGCTGGAGTTCGCGCTCATGGCCGATGGCGTGCCGGCCGATGAGGTCTATGAGGTGCTCGAGTCGCCGGAAGGCGTCGACCGCGCCTTTGCCAAGCTCGACGAGATCAAGGAGCACATCCAGTGGTGGGAGGCGGGTGCACAGCCGCCCCAGTGGCTGGTTGCCGGTGACGTGGTCATGACCTCTTCCTACAACGGCCGCATCGCCGCCGCCCAGGAAGAAGGCAGCAACCTGGAGATCGTCTGGAACGAAAGCATCTACGACCTGGATTACTGGGCCATCGTGGCGGGCAGCGAGTATGTCGACGAAGCCTACGACTTCATCATCTTCGCCAGCCAGCCTGAGAACCAGGCCGCCTACTCCAGCCTGATTCCCTATGGCCCGGTGCATCCGGATGCCATTGCCCAGCTCGATGAAGAGCAGGCGCGGCGCATGCCAACCCATGAAGAG
- a CDS encoding RidA family protein, whose product MHQYLNDPTLAVPVFPGSHIVMDDGYIFLSGLTVTDIQGGESVVGDIAEETRWVMRRLARMLEYAGASLAHTVRVDIHLTNLDTIHTMDAAYAEFFEGHRYPARTCTESARLSGSSNVEITLVARRPGEKDSDNKR is encoded by the coding sequence ATGCATCAGTATCTCAACGACCCCACTCTCGCCGTGCCTGTCTTTCCCGGGAGCCACATCGTCATGGATGACGGTTACATCTTTCTATCGGGACTGACGGTTACCGATATTCAGGGTGGCGAATCGGTGGTGGGCGACATTGCCGAAGAGACCCGGTGGGTCATGCGACGCCTGGCACGCATGCTGGAATACGCCGGCGCGAGCCTGGCACACACCGTGAGAGTGGACATTCACCTGACAAACCTGGATACGATTCACACCATGGATGCGGCCTATGCCGAGTTCTTCGAAGGCCATCGCTACCCGGCCCGGACCTGTACCGAATCGGCACGCCTCAGCGGTTCCTCGAACGTGGAGATAACCCTTGTTGCCCGCCGCCCTGGAGAAAAGGACTCAGACAACAAACGCTGA